The following coding sequences lie in one Phycicoccus duodecadis genomic window:
- the mmsB gene encoding multiple monosaccharide ABC transporter permease: MPADVAPEREKTARGPLLAEIRASLGGNFRQYGMMIALLLLVGMFYFLTDGLFLEPRNVTSLLVQNGYILILAIGMVMVIIAGHIDLSVGSVCAFVGATVALAMQQWSLPWPAAILLGVALGILVGMWQGYWVAYVGIPAFIVTLAGMLLFRGLDLMILNAQSIPVPDAFQKIANGYLPEMGPNTGYHNPTLILTLLAIAAFAYFELKNRAERKKYEMKVAPMTVTVIKIVFAGGLLLALGLLLASYKGVPVVGLILFALVLLYTFITQRTVTGRHIYSVGGNRNAAGLSGVNTQRVDFLVMVNMGLLAGIAGMVFTAYLNAANPKDGVGFELDAIAAVFIGGAAVAGGVGTVTGAMIGGLVMGVLNLGLANMSVDSNWIQVIKGLVLLGAVAFDVLSKKAGRRSFIGMVMEAFGGRRGNAPLEAPPEETGVDEPGARPTGGSTAAVEEAAHSIHLDDVVPEEPSRRG, from the coding sequence ATGCCCGCAGACGTCGCACCCGAGCGCGAGAAGACCGCGCGCGGACCCCTCCTCGCGGAGATCCGGGCCAGCCTCGGCGGCAACTTCCGGCAGTACGGGATGATGATCGCCCTGCTGCTGCTGGTGGGGATGTTCTACTTCCTCACCGACGGCCTGTTCCTCGAGCCGCGCAACGTGACCTCGCTGCTGGTCCAGAACGGCTACATCCTGATCCTGGCCATCGGCATGGTCATGGTCATCATCGCCGGCCACATCGACCTGTCGGTCGGCTCCGTGTGTGCCTTCGTGGGCGCCACCGTGGCCCTGGCGATGCAGCAGTGGAGCCTGCCCTGGCCGGCCGCCATCCTGCTCGGGGTCGCGCTGGGCATCCTCGTCGGGATGTGGCAGGGCTACTGGGTCGCCTACGTGGGCATCCCGGCCTTCATCGTCACCCTCGCCGGCATGCTCCTCTTCCGCGGCCTGGACCTGATGATCCTCAACGCCCAGTCGATCCCGGTGCCCGACGCGTTCCAGAAGATCGCCAACGGCTACCTGCCCGAGATGGGCCCGAACACCGGGTACCACAACCCCACGCTGATCCTGACCCTGCTGGCGATCGCCGCCTTCGCGTACTTCGAGCTGAAGAACCGCGCGGAGCGCAAGAAGTACGAGATGAAGGTCGCGCCGATGACGGTCACCGTCATCAAGATCGTCTTCGCCGGGGGCCTGCTCCTGGCGCTGGGCCTGCTGCTGGCGTCGTACAAGGGTGTGCCCGTGGTCGGGCTCATCCTGTTCGCGCTGGTGCTGCTGTACACCTTCATCACGCAGCGGACCGTCACCGGGCGCCACATCTACTCGGTGGGCGGCAACCGCAACGCCGCCGGGCTGTCGGGCGTCAACACCCAGCGCGTCGACTTCCTGGTGATGGTCAACATGGGGCTGCTGGCGGGCATCGCGGGCATGGTCTTCACCGCCTACCTCAACGCCGCCAACCCCAAGGACGGCGTCGGCTTCGAGCTCGACGCCATCGCCGCCGTGTTCATCGGCGGCGCGGCCGTGGCCGGTGGTGTCGGCACCGTCACCGGCGCCATGATCGGTGGTCTGGTCATGGGCGTGCTCAACCTCGGCCTCGCGAACATGAGCGTCGACAGCAACTGGATCCAGGTCATCAAGGGCCTGGTCCTGCTCGGCGCCGTCGCGTTCGACGTGCTGTCGAAGAAGGCCGGGCGCCGCTCGTTCATCGGGATGGTCATGGAGGCCTTCGGCGGCCGGCGCGGGAACGCACCGCTCGAGGCGCCACCCGAGGAGACGGGGGTCGACGAGCCCGGCGCCCGGCCGACGGGCGGCTCCACGGCGGCCGTCGAGGAGGCAGCGCACTCCATCCACCTCGACGACGTCGTCCCCGAGGAACCGTCACGACGGGGCTGA
- a CDS encoding ArsR/SmtB family transcription factor, with amino-acid sequence MGRTDDAIDRGFAALADPVRRALVARLSRGSATVNELAEPFDISLQAVSRHIQVLEQAGLVTKAREAQRRPVHLAPEALERLTAWIDGYRLAHEQSYRRLDALLATQRPDPERRSR; translated from the coding sequence ATGGGGCGGACCGACGACGCGATCGACCGGGGCTTCGCGGCCCTGGCCGACCCCGTGCGCCGCGCCCTGGTGGCCCGGCTCAGCCGTGGCTCTGCCACCGTCAACGAGCTCGCGGAGCCGTTCGACATCTCGCTCCAGGCGGTCTCGCGGCACATCCAAGTCCTCGAACAGGCGGGGCTCGTGACCAAGGCCCGTGAGGCACAGCGCCGCCCGGTCCACCTCGCCCCCGAGGCGCTGGAGCGGCTCACCGCCTGGATCGACGGTTACCGCCTGGCCCACGAACAGTCCTACCGACGCCTCGACGCCCTCCTGGCGACCCAGCGTCCTGACCCCGAGAGGAGGAGCCGATGA
- the araA gene encoding L-arabinose isomerase: MTHRQIWFLTGSQGLYGEDVLEQVAAQSRRVSDALAGYDGIVAEVIAQPVLKDAPAMRRMMLEATSDDRVVGVIAWMHTFSPAKMWIGALDALRKPLLHLHTQADRDLPWASIDMDFMNLNQAAHGDREFGFIQTRMRQPRLTVSGHTSDPAVLQRVADWSRAATAAAELRTMRVVRFGDNMRDVAVTEGDKVEAEIRLGVSVNTYGVNDLVAVVDAVEDREVDALVTEYADLYDVAPELLPDGERHESLRYGARIEAGLRRFLGDGGYTAFTSNFEDLGGLPQLPGLAVQRLMADGYGFGGEGDWKTSVLVRTLKVMAQGLPGATSFMEDYTYDLTPGQELVLGAHMLEVCPTLSSTPARIEIHPLGIGGREDPVRMVFDADPGEGVVLGWNDLGDRFRLVANEVTVVTPPHEMPNLPVGRAVWRPKPDFATSTEGWLMAGGPHHTVLSTALTSAHLDQLAEIVGLELAVIGEGTTLRAFRQELRWNAAYHRLAGGL; this comes from the coding sequence GTGACCCACCGTCAGATCTGGTTCCTCACCGGGAGCCAGGGCCTCTACGGCGAGGACGTGCTCGAGCAGGTCGCGGCCCAGTCGCGCCGGGTCTCGGACGCCCTGGCCGGGTACGACGGCATCGTGGCCGAGGTCATCGCGCAGCCCGTGCTGAAGGACGCGCCGGCCATGCGGCGGATGATGCTCGAGGCCACCTCCGACGACCGCGTGGTCGGGGTCATCGCGTGGATGCACACCTTCTCCCCCGCCAAGATGTGGATCGGGGCGCTCGACGCGCTGCGCAAGCCGCTGCTGCACCTGCACACCCAGGCCGACCGCGACCTGCCGTGGGCCAGCATCGACATGGACTTCATGAACCTCAACCAGGCCGCCCACGGCGACCGGGAGTTCGGGTTCATCCAGACCCGGATGCGCCAGCCGCGGCTCACGGTGTCGGGGCACACCTCCGACCCGGCGGTGCTCCAGCGGGTGGCCGACTGGTCACGCGCGGCCACCGCCGCCGCCGAGCTGCGCACGATGCGCGTGGTCCGCTTCGGCGACAACATGCGCGACGTCGCCGTCACCGAGGGCGACAAGGTCGAGGCCGAGATCCGCCTCGGGGTGTCGGTCAACACCTACGGGGTCAACGACCTCGTCGCGGTCGTCGACGCCGTCGAGGACCGCGAGGTCGACGCGCTGGTCACCGAGTACGCCGACCTCTACGACGTCGCGCCCGAGCTGCTCCCCGACGGCGAGCGCCACGAGTCGCTGCGCTACGGCGCCCGCATCGAGGCCGGCCTGCGCCGCTTCCTCGGCGACGGCGGCTACACCGCGTTCACCTCGAACTTCGAGGACCTCGGCGGGCTGCCGCAGCTGCCGGGCCTGGCCGTGCAGCGCCTCATGGCCGACGGGTACGGCTTCGGCGGCGAGGGCGACTGGAAGACCTCGGTCCTGGTGCGCACCCTCAAGGTGATGGCCCAGGGCCTGCCGGGGGCCACCTCCTTCATGGAGGACTACACCTACGACCTCACCCCGGGCCAGGAGCTGGTCCTCGGGGCGCACATGCTCGAGGTCTGCCCCACCCTGTCGAGCACGCCGGCGCGCATCGAGATCCACCCCCTCGGCATCGGCGGCCGCGAGGACCCGGTGCGGATGGTCTTCGACGCCGACCCCGGCGAGGGTGTCGTGCTCGGCTGGAACGACCTCGGCGACCGGTTCCGGCTCGTCGCCAACGAGGTCACCGTCGTGACCCCGCCGCACGAGATGCCGAACCTGCCGGTGGGCCGCGCGGTGTGGCGCCCCAAGCCGGACTTCGCCACCTCCACCGAGGGCTGGCTGATGGCCGGCGGCCCGCACCACACGGTGCTCTCGACCGCGCTCACCTCCGCCCACCTCGACCAGCTCGCCGAGATCGTCGGGCTCGAGCTCGCCGTCATCGGCGAGGGAACCACGCTGCGCGCGTTCCGCCAGGAGCTGCGCTGGAACGCGGCGTACCACCGACTCGCCGGGGGCCTCTGA
- a CDS encoding SRPBCC family protein has translation MSGSLHLEAPAALPWVDFTREFDAPVSAVYDAHRDPDKVRRWLGPHGYEMEVVRWDFAAGGAYEYLHRSPEGTQFGFRGVFHTVRENDTVVQTFEYAGAPDEVSLDFLAFEALGDGRTRLRGRSVGRTVEGRDAMLGSGMERGMNEGYVRLDALLATDRG, from the coding sequence ATGAGCGGCTCCCTGCACCTGGAGGCCCCGGCGGCACTGCCGTGGGTCGACTTCACCCGTGAGTTCGACGCCCCGGTGTCGGCCGTCTACGACGCCCACCGCGACCCGGACAAGGTCCGCCGCTGGCTCGGCCCGCACGGCTACGAGATGGAGGTCGTCCGCTGGGACTTCGCGGCCGGCGGCGCCTACGAGTACCTGCACCGCAGCCCCGAAGGCACCCAGTTCGGCTTCCGGGGCGTCTTCCACACCGTGCGTGAGAACGACACCGTCGTGCAGACGTTCGAGTACGCCGGGGCCCCTGACGAGGTCAGCCTCGACTTCCTGGCCTTCGAGGCCCTCGGCGACGGACGCACCCGGCTGCGCGGCCGGAGCGTCGGGCGCACCGTGGAGGGCCGCGACGCGATGCTCGGCTCCGGAATGGAGCGGGGCATGAACGAGGGCTACGTGCGCCTCGACGCGTTGCTCGCGACGGACCGGGGGTGA
- the chvE gene encoding multiple monosaccharide ABC transporter substrate-binding protein, protein MRKFLAVTAVTVMALTACGRSTEPTGAAADASAKPADITVGVAMPTKTSERWIKDGDYIKQQLEAAGYKVNLQYANDDIPTQVTQLQDMVTKKNGVLVVASIDGTALKGALADAKADNIPVIAYDRLLRDTDAVQYYTTFDNLKVGKLQAESLLQGLEASGAPKPWNVELFAGSPDDNNATFFFNGAMEVLQPKIDDGTIKIASGETDFKTVATLRWDAAVAKKRMENVLTKAYSDKDVNGVLSPYDGLSRGIIAALKGSGYGTGGKKLPVVTGQDAELESVKSILAGEQYSSVFKDTRELAKATVTMIQQILEKKTVEVNDTTSYDNGVKKVPTQLLQPVAIDKSNVKDVLLKANYYTADQLK, encoded by the coding sequence ATGCGCAAGTTCCTTGCGGTGACCGCAGTGACGGTGATGGCGCTCACCGCCTGCGGGCGCTCGACCGAGCCCACCGGTGCTGCCGCCGACGCGTCGGCCAAGCCGGCCGACATCACGGTCGGTGTCGCCATGCCGACCAAGACCTCCGAGCGCTGGATCAAGGACGGTGACTACATCAAGCAGCAGCTCGAGGCCGCCGGCTACAAGGTCAACCTCCAGTACGCCAACGACGACATCCCGACCCAGGTGACCCAGCTGCAGGACATGGTCACCAAGAAGAACGGCGTCCTCGTCGTGGCCTCGATCGACGGCACCGCCCTCAAGGGTGCCCTCGCCGACGCCAAGGCCGACAACATCCCGGTCATCGCCTACGACCGCCTGCTGCGCGACACCGACGCGGTGCAGTACTACACGACGTTCGACAACCTCAAGGTCGGCAAGCTGCAGGCCGAGAGCCTGCTCCAGGGCCTCGAGGCCTCGGGCGCCCCGAAGCCGTGGAACGTCGAGCTGTTCGCCGGCTCGCCCGACGACAACAACGCGACCTTCTTCTTCAACGGGGCCATGGAGGTCCTCCAGCCGAAGATCGACGACGGCACCATCAAGATCGCCTCGGGCGAGACCGACTTCAAGACGGTCGCCACCCTTCGCTGGGACGCCGCCGTCGCCAAGAAGCGCATGGAGAACGTCCTCACCAAGGCCTACTCCGACAAGGACGTCAATGGCGTGCTCTCGCCCTACGACGGCCTCTCGCGCGGCATCATCGCGGCCCTCAAGGGCTCCGGCTACGGCACCGGCGGCAAGAAGCTCCCGGTCGTCACCGGCCAGGACGCCGAGCTCGAGTCCGTGAAGTCAATCCTCGCGGGTGAGCAGTACTCGTCGGTGTTCAAGGACACCCGTGAGCTCGCCAAGGCCACGGTCACGATGATCCAGCAGATCCTCGAGAAGAAGACCGTCGAGGTCAACGACACCACCTCCTACGACAACGGCGTCAAGAAGGTCCCGACGCAGCTGCTGCAGCCGGTCGCGATCGACAAGTCCAACGTCAAGGACGTCCTCCTCAAGGCGAACTACTACACCGCGGACCAGCTGAAGTAA
- the mmsA gene encoding multiple monosaccharide ABC transporter ATP-binding protein — protein MADDTILSMRGITKEFPGVRALDEVRLDVRRGEIHSICGENGAGKSTLMKVLSGVYPHGSYTGEIHFEGREVEFKGIRDSERAGIVIIHQELALIPQLSITENLFLGNETSSRGAIDWLKARRRAVELLANVGLHEDPDVLIRDIGIGKQQLVEIAKALAKDVKLLILDEPTAALNDTDSQNLLSLLDGLRERGITCIMISHKLGEIEQVSDSITIIRDGRTIETLDVSAGGVDEDRIIRGMVGRDLDHRYPPHESSVGEVLLEIRDWTVAHPADPNRLVVRGANLTVRRGEIVGLAGLMGAGRTELARSVFGESYGTKRGGTLLKDGKEIRARNVGEAIKAGLAYVTEDRKALGLNLLDSIKVSITSAGLTKIRRNMAVDDNAEVVAAERYRKSLNIKAPSVDVGVNKLSGGNQQKVVLGKWMFTEPDVLILDEPTRGIDVGAKYEIYEIINQLADTGRGVLVISSELPELLGICDRIYTLSAGVITADVPRADADQELLMRHMTQRKAG, from the coding sequence ATGGCGGACGACACGATCCTGTCGATGCGCGGGATCACCAAGGAGTTCCCGGGCGTGCGGGCCCTCGACGAGGTCCGCCTCGACGTCCGGCGCGGCGAGATCCACAGCATCTGCGGTGAGAACGGGGCCGGCAAGTCGACCCTGATGAAGGTGCTGTCCGGGGTGTACCCGCACGGCTCCTACACCGGCGAGATCCACTTCGAGGGCCGCGAGGTGGAGTTCAAAGGCATCCGCGACTCCGAGCGCGCGGGCATTGTCATCATCCACCAGGAGCTGGCCCTCATCCCCCAGCTCTCGATCACCGAGAACCTCTTCCTCGGCAACGAGACCTCCTCCCGCGGTGCCATCGACTGGCTCAAGGCCCGCCGTCGCGCCGTCGAGCTGCTGGCGAACGTGGGCCTGCACGAGGACCCCGACGTCCTCATCCGCGACATCGGCATCGGCAAGCAGCAGCTCGTCGAGATCGCCAAGGCCCTGGCCAAGGACGTCAAGCTGCTCATCCTCGACGAGCCCACGGCCGCGCTGAACGACACCGACAGCCAGAACCTGCTGAGCCTGCTCGACGGCCTGCGCGAGCGGGGCATCACCTGCATCATGATCAGCCACAAGCTGGGCGAGATCGAGCAGGTGTCGGACTCCATCACCATCATCCGCGACGGCCGGACGATCGAGACCCTCGACGTCAGCGCCGGCGGGGTCGACGAGGACCGGATCATCCGCGGGATGGTCGGGCGCGACCTCGACCACCGGTACCCGCCGCACGAGTCGTCGGTGGGCGAGGTCCTGCTCGAGATCCGCGACTGGACGGTGGCCCACCCGGCCGACCCGAACCGGCTGGTCGTGCGCGGCGCCAACCTCACGGTGCGCCGCGGCGAGATCGTCGGGCTGGCCGGCCTCATGGGCGCCGGACGCACCGAGCTCGCGCGCAGCGTGTTCGGCGAGTCCTACGGCACCAAGCGCGGCGGCACCCTGCTCAAGGACGGCAAGGAGATCCGGGCGCGCAACGTCGGCGAGGCCATCAAGGCCGGGCTGGCCTACGTCACCGAGGACCGCAAGGCGCTCGGGCTGAACCTGCTCGACTCGATCAAGGTCTCGATCACCTCGGCCGGCTTGACCAAGATCCGCCGCAACATGGCGGTCGACGACAACGCCGAGGTCGTGGCGGCCGAGCGGTACCGCAAGAGCCTCAACATCAAGGCGCCCAGCGTCGACGTCGGCGTCAACAAGCTCTCGGGCGGCAACCAGCAGAAGGTCGTCCTCGGCAAGTGGATGTTCACGGAGCCCGACGTGCTGATCCTCGACGAGCCCACCCGCGGCATCGACGTCGGCGCCAAGTACGAGATCTACGAGATCATCAACCAGCTCGCGGACACCGGGCGGGGGGTGCTCGTGATCTCGTCCGAGCTCCCCGAGCTGCTGGGCATCTGCGACCGGATCTACACCCTCAGCGCCGGCGTCATCACCGCCGACGTTCCCCGCGCGGACGCTGACCAGGAGCTGCTCATGCGCCACATGACCCAGAGAAAGGCAGGCTGA
- a CDS encoding pyridoxal phosphate-dependent aminotransferase — MRRIVQSKKLQHVRYDVRGPILVEAQRLEAEGHKILKLNIGNTAPFGFEAPESIVADMVHNLPDSQGYADSRGIYSARTAVAQYYQSRGLRDTAVDDVYIGNGVSELITMVLQAFVDDGNEVLVPAPDYPLWTGAVSLSGGTPVHYRCDEANGWMPDLADIEAKITPNTHALVIINPNNPTGAVYSQEMVHALVDIARRHDLVVMADEIYEKILFDDAVHHHAAAAAGEDVLCLTFSGLSKAYRVCGYRAGWVMVSGPQHLAVDFLEGLTLLANMRMCANVPAQHAIQTALGGYQSVSELVAPGGRFREQSKLASRLLNDIPGVSCVEPMGALYCFPRLDPAVYPIESDEAFVIDLLRAKKILVTHGTGFNWFAPDHFRLVTLPDEEVLTEAIGRIAEYLETLRA, encoded by the coding sequence ATGCGCCGCATCGTCCAGAGCAAGAAGCTGCAACACGTCCGCTACGACGTGCGCGGGCCCATCCTCGTCGAGGCCCAGCGGCTCGAGGCCGAGGGCCACAAGATCCTCAAGCTCAACATCGGCAACACCGCGCCCTTCGGGTTCGAGGCCCCCGAGTCGATCGTCGCCGACATGGTGCACAACCTGCCCGACAGCCAGGGCTACGCCGACTCGCGCGGCATCTACTCGGCCCGCACCGCGGTGGCGCAGTACTACCAGTCGCGGGGCCTGCGCGACACCGCCGTCGACGACGTCTACATCGGCAACGGGGTCTCCGAGCTCATCACGATGGTGCTCCAGGCGTTCGTCGACGACGGCAACGAGGTCCTGGTCCCCGCCCCCGACTACCCGTTGTGGACCGGCGCGGTCTCCCTCTCGGGCGGCACCCCGGTGCACTACCGCTGCGACGAGGCGAACGGCTGGATGCCCGACCTCGCCGACATCGAGGCCAAGATCACCCCGAACACCCACGCGCTGGTGATCATCAACCCGAACAACCCCACCGGGGCGGTGTACTCGCAGGAGATGGTCCACGCGCTCGTCGACATCGCCCGGCGCCACGACCTGGTCGTCATGGCCGACGAGATCTACGAGAAGATCCTGTTCGACGACGCCGTGCACCACCACGCCGCGGCCGCCGCCGGCGAGGACGTCCTGTGCCTCACCTTCAGCGGCCTGTCCAAGGCCTACCGGGTCTGCGGCTACCGCGCCGGCTGGGTCATGGTCTCGGGGCCCCAGCACCTGGCCGTGGACTTCCTCGAGGGCCTGACCCTGCTGGCCAACATGCGGATGTGCGCCAACGTGCCGGCCCAGCACGCCATCCAGACCGCGCTCGGCGGCTACCAGTCGGTCAGCGAGCTCGTCGCCCCCGGCGGCCGGTTCCGCGAGCAGAGCAAGCTGGCGTCGCGGCTGCTCAACGACATCCCCGGCGTCTCGTGCGTCGAGCCGATGGGCGCGCTGTACTGCTTCCCGCGCCTGGACCCCGCCGTCTACCCGATCGAGTCCGACGAGGCGTTCGTCATCGACCTGCTGCGGGCCAAGAAGATCCTGGTCACCCACGGCACCGGCTTCAACTGGTTCGCCCCCGACCACTTCCGCCTCGTCACGTTGCCCGACGAGGAGGTCCTCACCGAGGCCATCGGGCGGATCGCCGAGTACCTCGAGACCCTGCGCGCCTGA
- the folP gene encoding dihydropteroate synthase, producing MAIVNRTPDSFYDKGRTWAEDAAFDRVRQVVDQGADLVDIGGIKAAPGAEIDAAEEKSRVVGFVERVRGAYPDLVISVDTWRSEVARAVCEVGADLINDAWGGADPELPSVAAEFGASLVCTHTGGVTPRTRPHRIEYDDVVADARASLLRQAERAVSMGVARDRVVIDPAHDFGKNTWHSLEVTRRLDELTTLGWPVLVSLSNKDFVGEALDLPVGERLTGTLAATALCAWHGAQVYRVHEVVETRQVLDLVSVVAGDLPPARTVRGLA from the coding sequence ATGGCCATCGTCAACCGCACCCCGGACTCCTTCTACGACAAGGGGAGGACCTGGGCCGAGGACGCCGCGTTCGACCGCGTCCGGCAGGTCGTCGACCAGGGCGCCGACCTCGTCGACATCGGCGGCATCAAGGCCGCGCCCGGGGCCGAGATCGACGCGGCCGAGGAGAAGAGCCGCGTCGTGGGGTTCGTCGAGCGGGTCCGCGGCGCCTACCCCGACCTGGTCATCAGCGTCGACACCTGGCGTAGCGAGGTGGCGCGTGCCGTCTGCGAGGTCGGTGCCGACCTCATCAACGACGCCTGGGGCGGTGCTGACCCCGAGCTGCCTTCCGTGGCAGCCGAGTTCGGGGCGTCCCTGGTCTGCACCCACACCGGCGGCGTGACGCCCCGCACCCGCCCGCACCGCATCGAGTACGACGACGTCGTCGCCGACGCGCGGGCCTCGCTGCTGCGCCAGGCCGAGCGCGCCGTCTCGATGGGGGTGGCCCGCGACCGCGTGGTCATCGACCCCGCCCACGACTTCGGCAAGAACACCTGGCACTCCCTCGAGGTCACCCGGCGGCTCGACGAGCTGACCACCCTCGGCTGGCCGGTGCTGGTCTCGCTCTCGAACAAGGACTTCGTGGGCGAGGCCCTCGACCTGCCCGTCGGCGAGCGGCTCACCGGCACCCTGGCCGCCACGGCCCTGTGCGCCTGGCACGGCGCGCAGGTCTACCGCGTGCACGAGGTCGTCGAGACCCGCCAGGTCCTCGACCTGGTGTCCGTGGTCGCCGGCGACCTCCCCCCGGCGCGCACGGTGCGGGGGCTGGCATGA
- a CDS encoding fluoride efflux transporter FluC, whose product MPAREGAFPDARLLGAVAAGGVLGSLGRWAVGLALPHTAGGMPWATVVVNVTGAFAMGLLVAFLVDRPGVHRLLRPFVGVGMLGGWTTFSTLAVDVVQLGAADRVPVLLGYLVGTLVVGVAAVGAGAALGRRVWPGP is encoded by the coding sequence ATGCCGGCACGAGAGGGCGCGTTCCCCGACGCCCGGCTGCTCGGGGCGGTGGCGGCCGGCGGCGTGCTGGGGTCGCTGGGGCGGTGGGCGGTCGGGCTCGCGCTGCCGCACACAGCCGGCGGGATGCCGTGGGCCACCGTGGTCGTCAACGTCACCGGCGCCTTCGCGATGGGGCTGCTCGTGGCCTTCCTGGTCGACCGGCCGGGCGTGCACCGGCTGCTGCGGCCGTTCGTCGGGGTGGGGATGCTCGGCGGCTGGACGACGTTCTCGACGCTGGCGGTCGACGTGGTGCAGCTGGGCGCGGCCGACCGGGTGCCGGTCCTCCTGGGCTACCTCGTGGGGACCCTCGTGGTCGGGGTGGCGGCCGTGGGGGCCGGGGCGGCCCTCGGGCGCCGGGTCTGGCCGGGCCCGTGA
- a CDS encoding fluoride efflux transporter FluC: protein MTATHALLVALGGAVGAPARLLVGHWLRTRWSAVPPAGTLAVNVGGSLLLGLLVGGGAGPGWLTLLGTGFCGAFTTFSTLALEVWEAVEDGRRAEAAAVVGLSLVLGLGAAALGYALAS, encoded by the coding sequence GTGACCGCCACCCACGCGCTGCTGGTCGCGCTCGGGGGCGCCGTCGGGGCGCCGGCCCGGCTGCTCGTCGGCCACTGGCTGCGCACGCGCTGGTCGGCCGTCCCGCCCGCCGGCACCCTGGCCGTCAACGTCGGGGGGTCGCTCCTCCTGGGACTGCTGGTGGGCGGCGGGGCCGGTCCGGGGTGGCTGACACTGCTCGGCACCGGGTTCTGCGGGGCCTTCACGACGTTCTCGACGCTGGCCCTCGAGGTGTGGGAGGCGGTCGAGGACGGTCGCCGGGCCGAGGCGGCCGCGGTCGTCGGGCTCTCGCTGGTGCTGGGCCTCGGCGCCGCCGCCCTGGGCTACGCCCTGGCCTCCTGA
- a CDS encoding L-ribulose-5-phosphate 4-epimerase, with the protein MSATTPISDAVRGTVERLRAEVASLHGELTRYGLVIWTAGNVSARVPGADLMVIKPSGVSYDDLTPEAIVVTDLHGTLVEGEHAPSSDTAAHAYVYRHLPEVGGVVHTHSTYACAWAARHEAIPCVLTMTADEFGGEIPLGPFALIGDDSIGRGIVETLRGSRSRAVLMAGHGPFTIGRDARDAVKAAVMVEDVARTTHIARQLGEPVAIDAADVTRLHDRYQNVYGQQGDLQ; encoded by the coding sequence GTGAGCGCGACGACCCCGATCTCGGATGCCGTGCGCGGCACCGTCGAGCGCCTGCGGGCCGAGGTCGCCTCCCTGCACGGCGAGCTCACCCGCTACGGCCTGGTCATCTGGACCGCGGGCAACGTCAGCGCCCGCGTGCCCGGTGCCGACCTCATGGTCATCAAGCCGTCGGGGGTCTCCTACGACGACCTCACCCCCGAGGCCATCGTCGTCACCGACCTGCACGGCACCCTCGTCGAGGGCGAGCACGCCCCGAGCTCCGACACCGCCGCGCACGCGTACGTCTACCGGCACCTGCCCGAGGTCGGCGGCGTCGTGCACACCCACTCGACCTACGCCTGCGCGTGGGCGGCCCGCCACGAGGCCATCCCCTGCGTCCTCACCATGACCGCCGACGAGTTCGGCGGCGAGATCCCGCTCGGCCCGTTCGCGCTGATCGGCGACGACTCCATCGGGCGCGGCATCGTCGAGACGCTGCGCGGGTCGCGCAGCCGGGCGGTCCTGATGGCGGGCCACGGCCCGTTCACGATCGGGCGCGACGCCCGCGACGCCGTCAAGGCGGCCGTGATGGTCGAGGACGTCGCCCGCACCACCCACATCGCCCGCCAGCTGGGCGAGCCGGTGGCCATCGACGCCGCCGACGTCACCCGGCTCCACGACCGCTACCAGAACGTCTACGGACAGCAAGGAGACCTCCAGTGA
- a CDS encoding VOC family protein produces the protein MDFTLEVVTLPVSDVDAAIAFYRDGVGFHLDHDVDAGFGRVVQLTPPGSGCSVVFGTMPAMQRMEPGSLHGLQLVVADAVAARDGLTARGVACDDITSFDERDGSTFFGFADPDGNTWAVQQIRARAENPLIPRS, from the coding sequence ATGGACTTCACCCTCGAGGTCGTGACCCTGCCGGTGTCGGACGTCGACGCCGCCATCGCCTTCTACCGCGACGGGGTGGGCTTCCACCTCGACCACGACGTCGACGCCGGCTTCGGCCGCGTCGTCCAGCTCACCCCGCCCGGCTCGGGCTGCTCGGTGGTGTTCGGCACCATGCCGGCGATGCAGCGGATGGAACCCGGCTCCCTGCACGGCCTCCAGCTGGTGGTGGCCGACGCCGTGGCGGCTCGTGACGGGCTGACTGCCCGCGGGGTGGCCTGCGACGACATCACCTCGTTCGACGAGCGGGACGGCTCGACGTTCTTCGGTTTCGCCGACCCCGACGGCAACACCTGGGCGGTACAGCAGATCCGGGCCCGCGCCGAGAACCCCCTCATCCCCCGCTCCTGA